The sequence below is a genomic window from Curtobacterium sp. MCPF17_002.
CGTCAGCGCACCGCACGCGGGAGCGGCGATCCCCGCGGAACTCGACGGCTTCCTCGCGCCCGAGTTCACCCGCCGACTGCAGTACGACTACACCGACGTGTCGACGAGCGCCGTCGTCCGGCGGTGGGCGGAGCTCGACCCCCGCGTCGTCGTCGTCGAGAACCCGCATCCCCGGATGGTGCGCGACCCGAACCGTGCGCGCCCGGCGAGCCTGGTGGACGACCTGCGCGAGGCGTTCGACCGGGTGCGTGCGGCTGGTCGGGGGCAGCGGGTGGACCTCACCGGCGTCGACGCGATCCGGCCGGTCACGTTCTCGTTCTTCCCGCTCATCGAGCCGCCGACCTCCGACGCCGCGCTGGTGTCGCTCGCCGCGGCGTTCGAAGCGGTCGGCGACCGGGGACTCGGCGTGTACGAACGGACCCGAGACGACCTCGTCGAACGGTTCATCGCGAAGACCCTCGGCACCGGCGGGACGTTCACCGCGCTGTCGTTCCACGACACCATGAACACGACCACGAGGATCGACGGAGCCGTCGACGCCCCGCGGAACGCGGCGGACCGGCTGCCCGACGTGGTGGCGCTGTCGAACCGCGGCGACGCGCACGGGGAGCGGCGCGGTGACGACGCCGTCACGATGGACCCGGCCCGGCTGCGGTCCCTGGCGTCCGCGCACCGCGTGGCGTTCGGCGTGCCGGACGACGCGGTCCTGCTCAACCAGCCGTACCTCGGCAGCCAGGAGATCATCCGCGCGGGTGCCCGGTTCGCGCAGGTGGCGAACGACGCCCGCGTGCACGGTGCGCACTTCGACGCCGTGCAGGCCGAGTTCCTCCGTGAGTTCCTGCTCGGCCCGGCGAACACCGCGGTGCTCCGGCAGCCCGGCACGGGCTGGGTCACGCCGGACGAGGCGCACATCGACGGGATCGCGCGGGCGTGCGCTGCCGCGTGGGAGGCGCACCGGGCGCAGTGACGGTCCGCGGGCGGGACGACGACCAGCGGGCCGCGCTCAGCCCCAGAGCAGGCCGAACACCGCACCGAAGACGATCGTCGACGCGGCCAGCACGAGGGTCGGCACGAAGAACGAGTGGTCGATCAGCTTCGTCCCGAGCTTCGTCGACCCCGTCGTGTCGAAGTTCGCCGCCGCGATCTGCGAGCCGTTCGTCGGCAGCAGGTAGATGCCCGCGAACGCACCGGCCCACATCCCGGACAGCAGCCCGAGCGGGATGCCCGCCGCGAGCCCGATCGGCACGATGGTCCTGGTGGCCGTCGACTGGCTCGTCGTCAGGACGCAGACCAGGAAGACGCCGAGCGCGAAGATCCAGGGCGCGGCCGTGACGAGGCCGCCGATCGACGTCGAGATCTCCTCCGTGTAGTGCGCCAGGAACGTGTCGGTCAGCCACGCGAGCCCGAAGAGCGCCACCGCGGACACCATGCCGGCGCGGAACACCGTCGCCGTCGGGACCTCGGACGCCTTCGGCCGGCTGATCAGGATGATGAGCGTGCCGACGACGAACATCACGATCTCGATGATCGGCGTCATGCTCACGGGCACCCCCTCGGCATCGAGCGGCCGGAGACCGCTGAAGAGCCCGAAGACGACGATCGCGACCACGCCGAGCAGGAACACGACGGCGGCGCGACGACCACCCGACGTCACCGTGACCTCGGCCTTCGCGGCGTCCGCGGCGGCCGAACCCGGCGGCGGGATCGTCCCGGCCGCGATCTTCGCCTGGATGTCGGCGTCCGCGGTGATCTCCTTGCCGAGGCGGCTGACGACGAACGACGACACCACGATGCCGGCCACCGCGGCGGGCAGGGTCACCTTGAGGATGTCCACGAGCTCGAACCCGTACGGCTGCACCTCGGTCAGGGTCACCATCGCCGCCATGGCAGCCGACACCGGGCTGCACGCGAGCGCGACGCCGGTGGCGACGACCGACAGGGACAGCGGCCGCGAGGGACGGATGCCGTTCCGGTACGAGAGGTCCTGGATCACGGGCAACAGCGGGTAGAGGATGTTCGAGGTCCCGGCGCCGACCGAGAACAGGAACGCCACGAGCGGCGCGATGAGCGTGATCTGCTTCGGGAAGCGCGAGATGATCCTCGCCGCGACCGACACCATCCAGTCGATGCCGCCGGCGACCTGCATGATCGACGACGCGACCACGACCGAGATGACGATGAGGAGCGCGTCGATCGGCGGCGAGCCGGGTGGCAGACGGAAGACGAAGACGAGGACCGCCACGCCGAAGCCGCCCCAGAGCCCCAACCCGACACCGCTCGACCGGGTGCCCATGACGATGCACCCGAGCACGACCAGCAGTTCGACGATGAACAGCGCGACGTCCATTCGTGACCCCTCACGAGACGTGACGCCGTTCCCTGGTCGGCGTCGGTGCCCGTGAGCCTATCCACGGAGCGTGCGCCGTGGTCGTCGGCGCTACGACTCGGTGTCGTCGACCAGCAGGTCCTCGTGCCGCAGGTCGTCCGACCGCAGCCCCGCGCGGGCGATCATGTGCGTCGACACCGGCACCAGGAACAGCTGGAACACCATGATCGGCAGCACCACCCACAGCGCCGTCCACGTCCAGACCGCGACGACGATCGCGGCCAGCGCGAACGCCAGCCCGAGGACCTGCGGCTTCGCCATCGCGTGCAGGCGGACGAGCGGGTCGGGGAACCGGACGATGCCGACGCCGGCGCCGAGCGACAGCACGGCCGCCACGAGCAGCAGGCCGAGCGCGATCCACGCCCGGACCCCGGCGCCGTCGATGAAGGCCTGGATGGTGTCGATCACGAGCGCTCCTCCGGCCTGGTGGCGGTCAGGCCGTCGTCGGACGGGTCCGACGACGGGGTGACGGCGCGGGCGACGGCGATCGTCGCGAACACGCTCGTCGCGGCGATCACCACGAGGACGGGGATCCCGGTCAGGTCCTGCCGGATGACCATGGCCGCCCCGATGACGATCAGCGCGGTGGTCAGGACCATGTCCGAGCCGATCATGCGGTCGAGGATCGTCGGACCGCGCACGATCCGGAACACCGCGAGCGCGAGCGCGACCCCGAGGAGGGCGAGCACGAGGGCGATGCCGACCCCCATGACGACGACCGCGGCGTTCACCGGGTCACCTCCGGCAGGGGTCCGGACAACTCGGAGACGTCCTGCTTCGAGCCGAGCGCACGGATCACCAGGGTCTCGATGCCGAGTGCCTCGCGCCGGGCCGCCTCGACCTGCTCGGCACGCTCCGTGTCGAGCACGTGCAACAGCAGTCGCCGGCGGCGCAGGTCGACGTCGGCGACGTACGACCCCGGCACGAGCGAGATCGCGAGCGTCGCCAGGGTGAAGGTCATCTCGGACGTCGTGTGCAGCTGCACGAGCGAGATCGAGCTGCGCCGCACGCCGCGCGGACGCAGTGCGACCCAGGCGACCCGGAACGACGCGACCACCACGAGCCCTGCCCACACCAGCAGGAACCAGCTGAAGTGCGGGATCGAGAACCGTGCGGACAGCGGGACCGGCGGCAGCGGGAGCGCCTGCGTCACGAGCAGCGCGACGACGATCCCCGAGAGCAGCGTCAGGGGTGTCCACGACCCCCACAGCAGCGCCCACAGCACGGTCAGCCCGGCCACCAGCGGCACGTCGTACCGCCACGCGACGGCGATCCGGCGGGCGTTCGTGATCCGCCGCGTGCTGTCGGTGTTCACCGTGTCCCCCCGAGGACGGCCTGCACGTAGCGGTCCGGCGACTCCAGGGACTCGGCCGCTCGGGTCGCGTAGCCGTACAGCGGCCCGGCGACGATGGTGAGGGCGACGGACCCGAGGACCGCGACGGTCGTCACGCCGACCAGCATGCGCGGCAGGCGGACGCGGGTGGGCGCCTCACCGAGACCGGCCTGCGTGTCCGTGGCCGCGGTGGTCGGACTGGAGGCGCGGCTCGCGTGCGCAGCGTCGGTGACGGTCGTCGAGCCTCCAGGGTGGAAGGCCTCGCCGCTCTCCTCGGAGACCGTCAACGGGGCCGGTTCCGGCGACCGCAGGTGCGCGTGCGGCTCGGCGACGGACGCGTGCGGCGCCGCCGCTTCGGCGGCCGGCTTCGGCCGCCAGAAGGCCGCGTCCCAGACGCGCATGAGCGCGTAGAGGGTGAGGAGGCTCGTCACGACACCCGCGCCGATGGTCACGTACGCCAGCGGCGAGCCGTCCTCGGCGGCGGCGCGGAACAGGCCGAGCTTGCCGATGAAGCCGGAGAACGGTGGGATGCCCCCCAAGTTGAACGCGGGGACGAGGTACAGCGCCGCGAGGAGCGGTGCGGCCTTGAGGAGCCCGCCGAGCGACCTCGTCGAGGTGGTCCCGCCGACCCGTTCCATCAACCCCGACACCAGGAACAAGGTGGTCTGCACGACGATGTGGTGCACCGTGTAGAAGACCGCGGCCGCGGTCCCCGCGACGGTGCCGAGGCCGACGCCCATCACCATGAAGCCGATGTGGCTGATCAGGGTGAAGGACAGCAGTCGTTTCACGTCGGTCTGCGACACCGCACCGAGCACGCCGACCACCATCGTCAGCACCGCCACGATGAGGAGCACGGTGTTGAGCTGGGGCCTCGGGAAGATGATCGTCTCGAGCCGGATGATCGCGTAGATGCCGACCTTCGTCAGCAGCCCCGCGAACACCGCCGTCACCGGAGCCGGCGCGGTCGGGTACGAGTCCGGCAACCAGAACGCCAGCGGGAACACCGCCGCCTTGATGCCGAACCCGATGAGCAGCATCGTGTGGAGCAGCAGCTGCACGTGCTCCGGCAGGCCCGCGACCCGCTCGCTGATCTGCGCGATGTTCACGGTGCCGGTCGCGCCGTACACCAGGCCGATCGCCGCGAGGAAGATCGCCGACGCGATGAGGCTCGTCACGATGTACGTCGTGCCCGCCCGGACGCGTTGCTCGCTGCCGCCGAGGGTGATGAGCACGTAGCTCGCGACGAGCAGCATCTCGAACGCGACGTACAGGTTGAAGAGGTCTCCTGCGATGAACGAGTCGAGCACCCCGGCCGCGAGCACGAGGTACGTCGGGTAGAAGATCGTCACCGGCGCTTCGCCGTCGTCCGCCGCGAGCCCCTGCCCGATCGAGAACAGCAGGACGATGAGGAGCACGCTCGCGCTCACGGTGAGGAGCAGCGCGCTGAGACGGTCCACCACGAGCGAGATGCCGTACGGCGCCTGCCACCCGCCGACCTGCACCACGATGGTGCCGTGCTGGTCGACGAGCACCATCAGGGTCGCGGCGACGGCCAGCGCCACGACGAGCACCACGACGGTGATCGCCCGCTGCAGCTTCTGGTGTCGGAGGAGTCCGAGTGCGACCGCGGCGCCGAGCAGCGGGACGAGGACGAGGAGTGGGACGAGCCAGGTCATCGGGTCGCCTCCTGTTCGGCGTCGGTGGTGGTCTCCGGGTCCTCGTCGGCCGGCTCGTCGCGCTCCCGGCCGATCGCGACGTCGGCCTCGTCGACCTCGACCTCGTCGGCGCGGGACAGCTTCCACGAGCGGTGGATGAGCGCCAGCAGGAACGCACTGACCGCGAAGGTGATGACGATCGCGGTGAGGGCGAACGCCTGTGGCAGCGGGTCGGTGATGCCCTCCGACGTCGAGCCGATCGGCGGGTTGCCCGCGGCACCCGACATCGTGAGGAGCAGCAGGTTGAGGGCGTTGCCGAGCAGCAGGAAGCCGAGCAGCATCCGGGTCAGGGAGCGTTCGAGGAGCAGGTAGACCCCGCAGGAGAACAGCACCGCCATCGCGATGACGAGGACCAGGGTGACGGTCATGTGGCGCTCCCCTCCGGAGTGGCTGCCCGGGTGTTGTCGTGCGGCGATGCCTCGGTGGTGTCCCCGGTCGGGGCCCCGGCGTCCTCGAGTCGCTGGCGGTCGACCTCGGCGCCGAGACTCCGGAGGACGTCGAGCACGAGGCCGATGACCACGAGGTAGACGCCGATGTCGAAGAACGTCGCGGTGACGAACTCCACGTGCCCGAGGACCGGGACGGTGGCCTCGAAGAACTCGGAGTACAGGGCGTCCTTGCCGAAGAACATCGGCACGATCGCCGTGACGGCCGCGGTCGCCACCCCGAGCCCGAGCAGGCGCCCCGCACGGACCGGGGCCGCCGCGCCGAGCTCGGCCGGACCGCCCGCCAGGTACCGGGCGGCGAGCGCGATGCCCGCGACCAGGCCGCCGGCGAAGCCGCCCCCGGCCGCGTTGTGCCCGGCGAACAACAGGTACACCGACAGCACGATGAGCCCGTGGAAGAGCAGCCGGACGACCACGTCGAGGAGGGCCGAGCGACCGGTCGGGATCGCGGCGCTCGTCGGGAGCCAGGCGCGCGGTTCGCCGTCCGGGCGGTGCTTGTCGCCCGCCACCATCGACGGCAGGTCCCGGAGGCGGGGCAGCGTGTCCTCTCGCGAGTTCACGAAGATCAGGCTCGCCACACCGGTGGCGGCGGCGACCACGACGGTCAGTTCGCCGAGCGTGTCCCAGCCGCGCAGGTCGACCAGTGCGACGTTCACCACGTTGAGGCCGTGCCCGAACGAGCTCGTCAGCGCCGGCAGGTCCGGCCAGAGCGGCTCCGCGGTGCGCGCCGAGGCCGCGACGACCACGACGATCGCGAGGGTCACCCCGGCGAGTCCGGCGAACAGTGCCCGGACGACCCGGAAGCGCGACGGGTTCGTCGTGGCGATCCGTGGGGGCAGCCGTCGGAGCACGAGCACGAACGCGATGAGCGTCACCGTCTCGACCACCATCTGGGTCAGCGCGAGGTCGACCGCGCCGTGCAGCACGAACAGCACGGACATGCCGTACCCGGTCACACCGACCAGGACGGCGGCGGCGAACCGGGTCTTCGCGGTCAAGACGGCGATCGCGGCGATCGACATCACGATCACGACCGGGATCTGACCCCACGAGTCGGCGAACCGGACGTGGAACGCCCACGGACCGCCGACGATCAGGTTGACCAGGGCACCGGCGACGAAGACCGACAGGATCACCGTCAGGTAGTAGGGGAGCGAACCGCGCTGGACGCCGGCGGTCAGCCCCGTGGCCACCCGGTCGAGCGCCCGCATGGTGTGCCGGTAGATGCCCGACGCGCTGGGGAAGCCGGCCAACCGGTGCTGCAGCGCTTCGACCGGACGGCGCAGGGCGAACAGCGCCAGTCCGCCCACCAGGGTGACGGCGGAGAGGCCGAGCGCCGGCTCGAGACCGTGCCAGAGCGCGAGGTGCGGGACCTCCTCACCCGGCAGGGCGGCGGCGCTCGCCGCGGGTTCGATGCCGTGCGCGACGAGCGGGGTCAGCAGGCCGAGGGCGAGCCCGGTCAGCGCCAGGACGGACGGGACGACGCCGAGGCCGTGCAGCCCGTGCGGCTCCGTCTGGGCGACACCCGGCTTGCGGGCGAACGCGCCCCAGAGGAACCGGAGCGAGTACGCCACGGTGAGGACCGACCCCACCGTCACGCCGACGAGGGCGAACCAGGCCCATCCGGCGTCCGAGCCGTGCAGGGACTCGAGGAACCCGGTGAGGACGGCCTCCTTCGCGACGAAGCCGAACGTCGGTGGGATCCCGGCCATCGAGAGGAGTGCGAGGACGGCCACCACGGCGAGCCAGGGCTTCTTCCGACCGAGGCCGCTCAGGCGCGCGAGGTCACGGGTGCCGGTCACGTGGTCGATCGCCCCGACGACGAGGAACAGCGTCGACTTGAACGCCGCGTGCGCCACGAGCAGGGCCACTCCGCCGAGGGCGACGGCCGGGGCTCCCCAGCCGGCGGCGAGCACGAGGAACCCGAGCTGGGCGACCGTGCCGTACGCCAGCAGCAGCTTGAGGTCGGTCTGCCGGAGCGCGCGGTACCCGCCGATGAGCATGCCGAGCACGCCGAGCAGGGTGATCGTCTCGCGCCAACCCTCGAGCAGCGCGAAGGCGGGGGCGAGCCGTGCGACGAGGTAGATGCCGGCCTTCACCATCGCCGCGGCGTGCAGGTACGCGCTGACCGGGGTGGGCGCGGCCATCGCGGCGGGGAGCCAGAAGTGGAACGGGACGATCGCGGACTTCGTGAGCGCGCCGAGGAGCACGAGCACCACCGACACCGAGACGACCGTGCCCGAGGGCGGGTCCGCGATGATCCCGGAGAGCGAGGTCGTGCCGGCCGTGACCGAGAGCACGACGAGTCCGGCGAGCATCGCCAGGCCGCCGGCGGTGGTGACGACGAGCGCCTGCATCGCGGCCGCACGGCTCGCCCGCTTCGCGGCGTCGTGGCCGATGAGCAGGTAGGAGAAGACCGTCGTGGCCTCCCACAGGACGAAGAGCACGATGACGTCGTCCGCGACCACGAGGCCGTACATCGACCCGGCGAAGGCGGTCAGGACGCCGGCGAACCGGCCGAGTGCGGGTTCGTGCGGCTCGAAGTACGACGCGCAGTAGACGAGCACGAGTGCGCCGACCACGGAGACCACGAGCGCGAGCACCCACGACAGGGCGTCCATCCGCAGGGCGATCGCGAGGTCGAGCTGCGGCACCCACCCGAACCGCTCGGTCACGCCGCCGTGCAACGCCGGACCGGTCTGGGCGACGGTGAGGACCGCCGCCGCAGCTGGTGCGAGGGCCGCCACGAAGAACACGCGGCGGCCGAGGACGGGGGTCAGGGCGGGGACGATCAGGGCGACGACCGCGAACGCGACGAGGACGGTGACCATCGGGCACCTCCTCGGGGTCGGGCTGCAGTCCGGCTCACTGGGCCCTCACAGCCTACGGAGCGGCCGGTGTGGAGAACCTGAGTGGCCGGACAGGTTGCCCGATCGCGCTTCAGGACACGAGCACCACTCTGCCCGCGCCGTCGTGCCCCTGTCCGCCCCACGCCCGCTCGACGTCCGCCATCCGCATCGCCGTCGCGTCGACGCGGATCGTGCCGTCGGCGATCGCGGCCACGATGTGCGGCAGCTCCGCGACGAACGCCGCGCGGCCCACCGATCCCTGACCGCTGCCGACGATCGTGAGCCCGGACGCTCGGAGTGCGGCGGACGGGATCGGGGCGTCCTGGCCGGCCGTCGAACCGATCGCCACCCAGTCGAGCCGGCGACCGCGGTCGGTGCGGGCCGTGACGACTGCGCGCACCACGTCGGCGGCGGGCTGCCCCCAGACGTAGTCGATGACGACGTCCGCCTCGGCCGCTGCCGTGCCGACCGCGTCGGGGTCGCCGAGCGGGACGACGACGTCCGCGCCCAGGTCGGTGAGGGTCGCGAGCCGAGCCGCATCGCGACCGCTGGCGACGACGTGGGACGCCCCGAGGTGCTTCGCGACCTGCACGGCGGCCCGGCCGGACGCCCCGGTCGCGCCGAGGACCAGCACGCGACTGCCGGGCTCGAACGTGATCCGGCGGCGGAGTGCGACCCAGGACGACATGACGGGGTTGGCCCCGGCGGCGATCGCGACGGGGTCCGCGCCGGCAGACAGTTCCACGCTCGCGCGGGGATCGACGGCGACGCGTTCGGCCATCGTGCCGCGGGTGTCGCTCGTCACGGCGAAGTAGCGGAGCGTGCCGTCCGGGAACCGCCCGACGCCGTCGACGCCGGGCACGAGGGGGAGGGCGCCCTCGCTCGTGTAGTGCGAGCCGTCGGCCTGGGACCGGACGCGCGGGTGGAGGCCGGCGGCGACCACGTCGACGAGCACCTCGCCGTCCCCCGGGGTCGGCTCGGTGAACTCGTGCCAGGTGGGCGGGTGGCCGAAGGCGGTGACGACTGCTGCGTGCATGGTGGCTCCTTTGGTTCGTCTGCGCGACCGGCGGTTGCGGATCGGCGACCTGGCGGACTACCTCGGGCTCGAGAAGTCGACGATGACCGGACTCGTGGCACGTGCGTCGGCCAAGGGGTTGCTCGCCCGGGAGCCGAACGCCGAGGACGCCCGCGCCGTGGACGTCGTCCTGACCGATGCCGGCCACGAGGTCGCCCGGACGCTCGAGGCGGCGATGCGCGGTGCGCTGCTCCCGCTCACCGAGCGGCTGCCCGTCACGGACCGGCGGGAACTGCGGGTGCTGCTGGAACGGATGCTGCGCTGACGGCGGCGCAGGCGACGGTTCGTCAGCGGCCGTGCGCCCGCGCCGGGATCTGCGTCGCCAGCTTGCCACCGGACACGTCGAGGAGCGTCCCCGTCACGTAGCCCGCAGCGTCGCTCGCCACGAACACGAGCAGGTCGGCGACGTCGTCCGGTGTCTCCCACCGGCGGAGCGACAGGGTGTCGAGCAGTCGGTCCTGCGCCTCGGTCGGCATGGTCGCGAAGCCGTTCATCGCCGTCGGGACCATGCCGGGCGCGTACGCGTTCACGGTGATGTCCCACGGCCCGAGCTCCGACGCGAGCACCCGGGTGAAGGCCACGACGGCGGACTTCGAGGCCGCGTAGGCGGCGCTGCCGACGCTCGGCACGATCGCGGCGAAGGACGCAGCGTTGATGATCCGGCCCCGTCCGGCGGCCTGCATGACGGGTGCGACCGCCTGGCTCATGAGGAAGGTGCCGCCCAGGTTGACGTCCATGCAGCGACGCCAGGCGTCCCACTGCAGGTCGGCGACGGTGCCCTCGACGTTGATGCCGGCGTTGTTCACCAGGATGTCGATCGTCCCGTGGCGGGCGACGACCTCGTCCACCGCCGCACGGACGGAGGCCGGGTCGGCGACGTTGCAGACGATCTGTTCGACGGCCGGCGCCCCGTCGTCGCCGGACTCGGGGGCCACCGCGTCGTCGAAGGCGAGGTCGAACGCCACGACCCGGCACCCCTCCGCCACGAAGCGTTCGGCGATCCGGTGGCCGATCCCACGCGCGGCGCCGGTGACGATCACCACGCGGTCGGTCAGGTCGAGGTGCATCGGTGCTCCCGTCGTCGAGGCCACCACGGTGCGGCCTTGAATAGGCATACCATTCGAGCATGGCAGATCAGCGAGTGCTGTGGATCACCGGTGGGGGCAGCGGGATGGGAGCGGCGGTGGCCCGAGCCGCGGCCCGTGACGGCTGGACGGTGGTGCTCAGCGGGCGCCGCGCCGACCGGCTGGAGCAGGTGGCGACGGCCATCCGGGCGGCAGGCGGCACGGCCGACGTCCTCCCCCTCGACGCGGGAGACCCCGATGCGGTCGCCGATGCCCGCGACGCCGTGGCACGACGACACGGGCGGCTCGACGGGCTCGTCCTCGCCGCCGGGCTGAACACACCGCGGCGCCGGTGGGACGACCAGTCGCTGCCGGACTTCCGCGCGATCGTCGAGACCAACCTCACCGCCGTCGTCACCGTCGTCGATGCCGCACTGCCCGCACTGCGCGAGTCCGGCGGCGTGGTCGTCGTGGTCTCGTCCTACGCGGGGTGGTCCTTCCAGCCCGGCGCCGGCGTCGCGTACTCGGCGAGCAAGACCGCGCTCGGTTCGGTCGTCCGGACGCTCAACCAGCAGGAGGCGCCGAACGGGGTGCGTGCGACCCACCTCTGCCCCGGCGACGTCGCCACCGACTTCCTCGACCAGCGACCGTCGGTGCCGGACGCCGCTGCGCGCCAGGTGATGCTGCAGCCGGAGGACATCGCCCGCACGGTGTCGTTCGTCCTCGAGGCGCCGCCGTACATGCGCGTCGACGAGCTCGTGGTCAGCCCTGTGTCCCAGGGACGCCCTGTGTCCCAGGGATGACGAGCACGTTCGACCGGGTGCGGGACGAGCTCGGCAGCGCCATCGTCGCCGGCGTCCTGCCGGTCGGCCACCGGGACAGCATCGACGGGTTCGTCGTCCGGACGGGTGCCAGCCGGAGCATCGTCCGCGAGGCGGTCCGCGTGCTCGTCGGGTGCGGCCTCCTGTCCGCACGACGCCGGACGGGACTCGTCGTCCAGCCCGCCGGGTCGTGGGACGTCACCGATCCGCTCGTGCTGGGCTGGCGGCTCGACGGACCGGACCGGGCGCGCGTCCTCACCGAAGTGCGGGCCGTGCGGCGTGCCGTGGAACCCGCGGCCGCCGCGGCGGCCGCGGAGGCCGTCGCCGCGGGGCGTGCAGTCCGGCGTCACGAGCCCGGCTCCCTGTCGGACCTGTTCCTGCCCGACCCGGTGACGGAGCTGCTCGCGAGCGCGACC
It includes:
- a CDS encoding MarR family transcriptional regulator yields the protein MVRLRDRRLRIGDLADYLGLEKSTMTGLVARASAKGLLAREPNAEDARAVDVVLTDAGHEVARTLEAAMRGALLPLTERLPVTDRRELRVLLERMLR
- a CDS encoding SDR family NAD(P)-dependent oxidoreductase, translating into MHLDLTDRVVIVTGAARGIGHRIAERFVAEGCRVVAFDLAFDDAVAPESGDDGAPAVEQIVCNVADPASVRAAVDEVVARHGTIDILVNNAGINVEGTVADLQWDAWRRCMDVNLGGTFLMSQAVAPVMQAAGRGRIINAASFAAIVPSVGSAAYAASKSAVVAFTRVLASELGPWDITVNAYAPGMVPTAMNGFATMPTEAQDRLLDTLSLRRWETPDDVADLLVFVASDAAGYVTGTLLDVSGGKLATQIPARAHGR
- a CDS encoding SDR family NAD(P)-dependent oxidoreductase, which encodes MADQRVLWITGGGSGMGAAVARAAARDGWTVVLSGRRADRLEQVATAIRAAGGTADVLPLDAGDPDAVADARDAVARRHGRLDGLVLAAGLNTPRRRWDDQSLPDFRAIVETNLTAVVTVVDAALPALRESGGVVVVVSSYAGWSFQPGAGVAYSASKTALGSVVRTLNQQEAPNGVRATHLCPGDVATDFLDQRPSVPDAAARQVMLQPEDIARTVSFVLEAPPYMRVDELVVSPVSQGRPVSQG
- a CDS encoding FCD domain-containing protein, which codes for MTSTFDRVRDELGSAIVAGVLPVGHRDSIDGFVVRTGASRSIVREAVRVLVGCGLLSARRRTGLVVQPAGSWDVTDPLVLGWRLDGPDRARVLTEVRAVRRAVEPAAAAAAAEAVAAGRAVRRHEPGSLSDLFLPDPVTELLASATTMAEWTAVDDAATFLQADRQLHRSVLTLSGNAFFIRLGRVTTRALDERASIRPDVHDVGLHVRLAHAVADGDAEGAASAMLEIIDRTAPDRG